The following coding sequences lie in one Gadus macrocephalus chromosome 1, ASM3116895v1 genomic window:
- the hes2.1 gene encoding transcription factor HES-2.1 — MTSSIAPEASQPLPARSTVAQRKQANELRKTLKPLLEKKRRARINDSLGSLKTLILPLVGKDNARYSKLEKADILEMTVRFLRELPSSPVKNSSDSYKEGYKACLDRVSALLPQTSMDQGACQRVNQFIQQSSSAPITPTCRNCCAQSSMALPQIQQRLMNLKSSLGHRAGLQSPNHNNHANNGVAPSRAPPAQQAASPDMWRPW; from the exons ATGACTTCCAGCATCGCCCCAGAGGCCAGCCAACCTCTCCCTGCGCGGTCCACCGTGGCCCAGAGGAAACAAGCCAACGAACTGAGAAAG ACGCTCAAACCGTTGCTCGAAAAGAAAAGGCGCGCCCGAATCAACGACAGCCTCGGCAGTCTAAAGACCCTCATCCTGCCGCTGGTTGGAAAGGACAACGCGCGCTACTCCAAACTGGAGAAAGCCGACATCCTCGAGATGACCGTTCGTTTCCTCAGAGAGCTCCCCTCCAGCCCTGTCAAAA ATTCCTCTGACAGCTACAAAGAAGGCTACAAAGCGTGCCTGGACCGCGTGTCCGCTCTGCTGCCCCAAACCAGCATGGACCAAGGCGCGTGCCAGCGCGTCAACCAGTTCATCCAGCAGTCCTCCTCTGCCCCCATCACCCCGACCTGCAGGAACTGCTGCGCCCAGAGCTCCATGGCTCTCCCCCAGATCCAACAGAGACTCATGAACCTCAAATCCAGCTTGGGCCACCGCGCTGGGCTCCAGTCCCCGAACCACAACAACCACGCCAACAACGGCGTGGCTCCCAGCAGAGCCCCGCCGGCCCAACAGGCAGCCAGCCCCGACATGTGGAGGCCCTGGTAG